The Deltaproteobacteria bacterium nucleotide sequence GGACGGCCCGGGGTTCGTGACCGACGGATGGAGCCGGGATGGCCTGGCACTGCATGACGCGACGGCCGGGGCGCGCGACGGGGCGCGCGGGGATGGGGCGGCGGGCGACGGAGCCGGGACCGACGGGAGCCCCTACGGCGGCACGGCCTGGTGGGACGCGAGACATCCGTACCGCAAACTCCTCACGGTGCCCGCCGGCGCGGTCACCGCGGACCTCCTCGACTTCCCCGTGCTCGTCTCGCTCGCCGGAGATCCGGACCTTCGCGCGCAGGTCACGGGGCCGAACGATCTGCGCTTCGTCTCCGTGGATGGCGCGGTGGTCTACGAGCACGAGGTCGAGTCCTGGTCGGCGTCGAGCGGGGCGCTCGTGGCCTGGGTCAAGCTCCCTCGACTGGCCTCTGCTACGGGTGCGCGTTTCTACCTCTACTTCGGTCGCGCCGCGGCGCCGGCCCCACCCGCGGGCCGCTCCGTCTGGTCAGCGTATCGGCTCGTCTATCACCTCGCCGACCCGATGGGAGGGGCGGTGCGGAACGCCGCGTCCGAGATCTTCGACGGGACGGCCACCGGGACCGTCAGCGTCGTGGGGCGCGTCGGGAGCGCGCGCCGCTTCACCAGTCTGGCCGACGGCGTGAGCGTCGCGGGGGCGAGCGCGCTGGTCTCGGGAGCTCCGCGCTTCAGCCTCTCCTTCTGGCTCTTTCCGGACTACGCAACAGACGGTGCCGTGAGCCCGGCCATGGAGCCGCGCGTGTTCGAGCAGCTCGGTCCGTGGACGGCGGGCCGGCTGATCCGGTTCGGCTCGACGCCGCCGGGGTGGTTCCTGCTGCAGGTCGACCTCGAGCTCGTGGGCGGGACCGAGTACGCGCAGGTGCCCGTGCGGCGGGCCGGCTGGACGCACGTGGCGCTCGTATTCGATGGAAACACCGTCCGGACCTATTCGGACGGACAGCTCGCGAACACCTACGCCGCGGCGGGTAAGCAGGTGCCGGTCGCTCGCGACGAGCACTTGACCCTCGGGCACACCACGTTCGGTCGGCCATCCTTCATCGGCAGCCTGGACGAGTTCCGTCTCACCCTCGACGCCCGCAGCAGCGCGTGGCTCTCGGCGGAACGCGCGAACGCGAGCGCGCCGCAGACTTTCGTCACGGTAGGAGCGCTCGAGCAAAAATAGGCTGCGACCCGAGCCTTCGAGCTGGCCCTCCGTGGAAGAGCGGCGTGCAACGCGCCGCGAAGGAGGGTCACCATCATGCGATCGATTGCCAGCTCCACGCTGCTCTGCGCGCTGCTCCTGACCGGCTGCAGCGACGACTCGTCCGTCGGGTCTTCGGGTGGGGGCGACGCAGGCTCCGGCGGTGACCAGCGCGTCCGGCGCGAGGACCCGCTCGGGACCTCCGACGCCGGACCCTCACGGGACGGGGGGAGGGGGCGTGCGGACGCTCGCGGGAGGGCCCTCGACGGCGCCGCACCGGACGGTCGCGCGGCGGCCGGCGATGGCGCGCTTTCAACGGTCACCAACTCGGGCAAGACCTGCACGACGCCGAGCGCCTGTTCCG carries:
- a CDS encoding DUF2341 domain-containing protein gives rise to the protein MTDGWSRDGLALHDATAGARDGARGDGAAGDGAGTDGSPYGGTAWWDARHPYRKLLTVPAGAVTADLLDFPVLVSLAGDPDLRAQVTGPNDLRFVSVDGAVVYEHEVESWSASSGALVAWVKLPRLASATGARFYLYFGRAAAPAPPAGRSVWSAYRLVYHLADPMGGAVRNAASEIFDGTATGTVSVVGRVGSARRFTSLADGVSVAGASALVSGAPRFSLSFWLFPDYATDGAVSPAMEPRVFEQLGPWTAGRLIRFGSTPPGWFLLQVDLELVGGTEYAQVPVRRAGWTHVALVFDGNTVRTYSDGQLANTYAAAGKQVPVARDEHLTLGHTTFGRPSFIGSLDEFRLTLDARSSAWLSAERANASAPQTFVTVGALEQK